Proteins encoded within one genomic window of Humulus lupulus chromosome 1, drHumLupu1.1, whole genome shotgun sequence:
- the LOC133812675 gene encoding AAA-ATPase At5g17760-like, giving the protein MFSIIEFPSLSSLFAAFTSITASIMLCQSLVNQFLPKQVRDYLVSFAQRLFRANEQNLTLVFDGGRDYSGNQVYDAAGVYLDTLRSPKTRRLNVRKSTKEKGLTIRLENGEKLKDVFEGIELQWKFVLSEQVNNNSGHRFASQSSEKRFYELSFHNKHRDTVLNSYIPFILKKAKIMRDEKRVLKMHTLSNTFDPGMRWESINLEHPATFSTLAMDPKKKTDIIEDLNRFVKRKAFYKKVGRAWKRGYLLYGPPGTGKSSLVAAMANHLKFDIYDLQLGNVQRDCDLRRLLLTTANRSILLIEDIDCSVDLPNRLNGGGGGEKEGDKNCGDQSDKNAGPSLTLSGLLNFIDGLWSSCGDERIIICTTNHKDRLDPALLRPGRMDMPIYMGYCTYEAFKQLSSNYLGVTGDHELYGEIKGLLEKKQVTPAQVAEEFLKYGDADFALKEFVKLLKGEKLEGGDDDGHYQCDEGETSHGDDRDQAKIYAIGGESTAQGPIVDDNWQLE; this is encoded by the exons ATGTTTTCCATCATAGAATTTccatctctgtcctcacttttcGCGGCCTTCACTTCCATCACGGCCTCCATAATGTTATGCCAGTCTCTAGTGAACCAGTTTTTGCCGAAACAAGTTCGTGACTACCTTGTCTCTTTCGCCCAAAGGTTGTTCAGAGCTAATGAGCAGAACCTTACCTTGGTCTTCGATGGTGGCAGAGACTACTCGGGCAACCAGGTCTACGACGCCGCCGGGGTTTACCTAGACACCCTGCGTAGCCCAAAAACCAGAAGGCTTAACGTTCGGAAAAGCACCAAAGAGAAGGGCCTGACCATTCGGCTCGAGAATGGCGAGAAGCTTAAGGACGTGTTCGAAGGTATTGAGCTTCAATGGAAGTTCGTTTTATCCGAGCAAGTGAATAACAACTCCGGTCACAGGTTTGCCTCTCAGAGCTCTGAGAAGCGATTCTACGAGTTGAGCTTCCACAACAAGCACAGAGACACGGTTTTGAACTCTTATATCCCTTTCATACTCAAGAAAGCCAAAATCATGAGGGACGAGAAAAGGGTCTTAAAGATGCACACTTTGAGTAACACTTTCGACCCCGGAATGAGATGGGAGTCCATTAACCTCGAACACCCTGCAACTTTCAGCACTCTGGCCATGGACCCCAAGAAGAAGACTGATATCATTGAGGATCTCAATAGGTTTGTGAAGAGAAAAGCCTTTTACAAGAAAGTTGGGAGAGCATGGAAACGTGGGTACTTGTTGTATGGACCGCCGGGGACTGGCAAATCGAGCTTGGTGGCTGCCATGGCTAACCACCTTAAGTTCGATATATACGATTTACAGCTCGGTAACGTACAACGTGACTGTGACCTGAGAAGGTTGCTTCTGACCACAGCTAACAGGTCCATTCTTCTCATTGAAGACATTGATTGTAGTGTTGATCTCCCTAATCGTCTCaatggaggaggaggaggagaaaaAGAAGGTGACAAGAATTGTGGAGACCAAAGCGACAAGAATGCTGGCCCATCT CTGACTTTATCTGGGCTACTGAACTTCATAGATGGACTATGGTCCAGTTGTGGAGACGAAAGGATCATCATATGCACCACAAACCACAAGGACAGGCTTGACCCAGCTCTCTTGAGACCTGGCCGCATGGACATGCCTATTTATATGGGCTACTGTACTTACGAGGCATTCAAGCAATTGTCCTCAAATTACTTGGGAGTCACTGGAGACCACGAACTCTATGGAGAGATCAAAGGGTTACTTGAGAAAAAACAAGTGACTCCAGCCCAAGTTGCTGAGGAGTTCTTGAAGTATGGGGATGCTGACTTTGCTCTTAAAGAATTTGTCAAACTACTCAAAGGAGAGAAATTGGAAGGTGGTGATGATGATGGTCATTATCAGTGTGATGAGGGTGAAACTAGCCATGGTGATGATCGTGATCAAGCCAAAATTTATGCTATTGGTGGTGAATCTACTGCTCAAGGGCCCATAGTAGATGATAACTGGCAACTTGAGTAG